The sequence below is a genomic window from Prunus dulcis unplaced genomic scaffold, ALMONDv2, whole genome shotgun sequence.
AGGTGATATTTTGTCATCTCCATTTGCTCCATTTGTCCGTTAATTCAGTTCAATTCAATCAACTTTTTCTCCTTATGTATGGAAATGGAAGCACTAGTCTTTTTACACTATTATGCTTCCTCGTAAGAGTAAAAGTTATGCGATTAACATATGATCACAATGACGCGTTGACAAAACGTGGTGTGTAAGTAGGTACAAGTCTGGCAGGAGAATAGCAAGGTTGCTTTACTAGAAAATAACTGGGTTTTACCATGATCAGAACAGAACAGAACAGAACACATAAATATTAAGTAGGCTAGCAGCAGCTGCTGTTCACAAGTTTCTAAAGCTCACctcacacacaaaaacagaTTATTAGATATCCAAGCTTATTAAGCGTTGGTAATTAGTACTGAAGGAAATTaagcaaaaattaattaaggctCCTGAATAGCATATATGGTCTGCACTAGGGTGAGGACCAGGAGGATAAAGGCTGCGATGAAAGAGATGATTCTCCATGGGGTAGAAAAATAGTCACTCCTCAATATTTCCATAAACCTATGCCATTTAGTCTTGTAATACTCATTCACATCGTTGGAGAGATCAGCGTAGTAATAACTGACGCTGGTGTCATTGTAAAGCTTGTTGAAGAATTGGGCAGCATCATCCGCGTTCAACCAATTGCCCAATATTCCTTTGTCACAAAGAAAATCTACATCGTCTTTGGAGTCGATGAGGTTATCCATCAAAACGGCGTAGGATGTTATCTTGTGCAGGCGAAAGTGGTGGCATTGTTCAAAGGCAATGAGGTTCCTGAACAGAGGCTCTGTCCTCTCATCAATTGCCAGCGGCGGAATTGTAAAAACCCCTTTTTTGAACTCTATGTTCATTATGCACCATCCCTCTCCCtttgtttgtctttttctGAACTTTATGCCGGCCTCCGAAAGAGATGTTGCGTTTGGGATCCGTTGAGGCAAGTTTAGttcattctttttctgcttATTTTCCACATGCTCATCCAACTTCTCCTCGAATCCATTAACCATCACGGTTCTTACCAGATCAAGTATGTGCAAAATCTTATGTGGCTGGCTGAAGCTGTGGGTCAACATCAGTTCATCCGCCGAGGATTGCCTGAAGAAGTTGAGCACGAGATAAGTGAGGGAGGCCACTTGGCTAGGGCAATTGGCAGTTAGGTTGTACAAACACTCCAGCACAGACCAAGGTAgctgattttctagcagcagAAGGTCATGGTACAGATGTTCCTGCGTGCAGGACACGTCGAAAACGGGGTCATAATCCTCTTCTAGCACACAAAAATATGCCTTTCGAAATAGTTGTAACAGGAAGCAACCGTCAAGTATCATCATTTCTACAAAGTCTTTTTCATTGAGATCATCCAACGGGTACGCGTAACAGTCGCGGGCGCTTTTACCCAACTCCATGACCACTTTGATCAAGCTCTCCAAACTTACATACTGGGATGAGGAGAGAAGGCAATGTAAATACCACCGTTTCACATCTTCGAagagtttgaatttttcagCTCGGTGGTGGCGATGGATGGGTCCGATGGAGACAATGTTAGGTTCATAGGCCTGTATCTTTTGTCTCCGAATCACCTCGGGAACTCTGAAGATGCAGCACGAAGGAAGCCAGGGCGAATGTTCAAGAAGCTTCTTTCTTAAGTCTTCGACAGTGGGTTCATCTTTTATAGGAATTGATGTACTCTCACCATCAACTCTTTCTATTTCAATTTCCATGACTGTAGATATAAGCTTCCAATATCTGAATATAATTGTCCTAAAATAATTAATGCTAAATTCCACATGATTttcacaataataataataatggcACAAAATGGAAAATTCACATAGCGTGCACAGGACCAATGACGGATCTATAAATTTTTAAGAGAAGGGGCAACATTTAAAAAGCTAAGAGCTccacacacccaaaaaaaaaaattaaaaaaaaatatttactttgggaattttcaatttttttaagacaAAAACCACCCGTATAATTGAAGTGATACTATTACTATATATTCATTATTCATGGATGAAAcaaattgtttttattaattaaaaaagatattcactgatgaattttttgtttttgtttttgaacaaCTTGCATgatgcatatatgtatattaaagTGTTTCTAGGTTAAGCCATCATACTCTAATATATCTGCACTTCTTTTTTGGTGGtcctaattaataaaaaaatgaaaactcacttttaattactcttttatttatttattatttttttttttttggggcgtGAAATGCGTATTCTGTTAAGTTCTAATGACCACTCTATCCTCACGCTCAGCGTGCTGCTTGACCCCATATAAAACACAAAGCTGCAGCATCCTGTGGTCTTTCATAGATAAAATACTAGACACGTGTAGTGCAGGCAGCGATTTTTAAACAGATATTGAtctggtccaaaacgattcGTTTTGGCCAgattattaaaaagaaaagttgatcGCGTTGCTTTGCTCTGTTCTTATTCTGTCCAGCCTTTCCACAAACGGGTTATGGGCATTCTTGCCCAGCCACCCAACTGCCCAAAAGGTCAAGATGACTGACTTCTGTGGGTGGGCCACTGCACAGGGCCTCACTTCTAAGAGCGCcttcaaaatattatattatgtatattaatgttattttattgaCTTCAGTTAATATAATATTACTCTGTTACAAAACTGGTCAAAGagttgataaattttttttaaaagaaactGATCAAAGACCACGGTCATAAGAGCCcctaaaaaagaagaagcggTGAGCCGGAGTAAAATATGCAAGCACAAATATTTAATTGTAAAACGTGGTTATTACCTGTAAGCACAGATATTTGTGCTTTAAAAGTCAAAGAGCACAAAAATTACTCACAGAgcgcaaaaaaagaaaacagtgTCCTTAAATTCTTCCAATTATTTTGCATGAGAAAATCTCAAAGGTCATAGCCgctatcttttattttattttattttttggtcgaagATGATATTTCATTAATGAAGGACAAAACCCACAGAAACAAGAACAAAGTATAGTTAAAGTCCCAACTAATAAGCAGGACAATCAGAAACAACCGaatacataaacaaaacaaaccgCAAAGAAGCAAATAACAAAGATACCACCACATATAGGTTACAACCTCCAACCTTGCAGACTGCAATATATGGGTGGTGGCAAAGTGGGCTAAATTCTTCTCCCTCTTTCCCCTCAAATGCGGGTCACGTAGGAAACAATCTTGAAACAACTCAATATAATACTCTCTCTTCCTAGTGAAtgataaaaatatacatatatatatatatatatatatatatatatatatatagagtagTGAATCCATGATTTTATTCCGAGGAGTCATGGTGTAcaaatcacaaaaacaaatttagacgaaaaaaaaagactCGTCACAAAACAAACACTCATATCAATTAATGGTAACAAAAATAATCATCAATGTTccaataaatcaaatcaatatcAACAAACCATAAATTATATacataatttcaattaaattaaaaacatcaTACATTATTATCAATTAGGGCTTAGAGTTTAAAACTTacttgaaatttgagatatttCACACTAATAGGCGGCAATAGCTTTGGTGGGCTGACGCCAAGACCCCGACGGCAGTGGCCGCAGGCGGTGGTAGTTGGGGCTTAGTATTTGTGCaattgaggaagaaaaattagaaactGGGGCTATTTTTGTGCCCACCAAAAAGTTGAGATAAAATGGGTAGAGAGAAACATGTGTACCtgaaaaaccaaacaaatacTGTGGTGCAGTTTAGGAGGTCTAAATTTGTATCTCAATGAAAATGCAGAGAGCTTTTGAGAAGGGAGGAGGTCAGATTtctgtgtgtgagagagagagagagcttggagAAGAATGCTAGCTGTGAATCAGCTCAGCaccaaaaacatgcatatattctCTTGCTGACCAAAACCATTACAAAGAATATATTCCCTATAACAACACACAATCTAACCAATCAATCATAACCCTATAAGATAATGACAAGTGGCAAATGCTGTTACATTCTCTGCTGTACACTTGGACTGTGATCCAAGGCAGCCTTCCTAAATAGAATAGAACCTTCCTATTCTAATTCCATCACAGCAGCTACACCTATACACCAACAGAAAATACCTGGGTTTTTACCTTGATCAGAACAGAACATAACAGAACACACAAATATTAAGTAGGCTACCAGCAGCTGCTGTTCACAAGTTTCTAAAGCTCACctcacacacaaaaacagaTTATTAGATATAGGGATATCCAAGCTTATTAAGCGTTGTTATTTAGTACTGAaggaaattaacaaaaattaattcagGCCATGGAATAGTATATAGGGTTTGCAATAGGGTGAGGGCCAGGAGGATAAGGGCCGTAATGGAAGAGATGATTGCCCATGGGGTAGAAAAATAGTCGCGCCTCAATATTCCCATAAACTTGTGCCATTTGGTCTTGTAATAATCATGCACTTTTTCGGAGAGACCACTGTAGTTATACCGCATGACGGTGGTGTCATTGTAAAGCTTGTTGAAGAATTGGGCAGCATCCTCCGGGTTCAACCAATTGGTCAATATTCCTTTGTCACAAAGAAAATCTACATCTTCTTTGGAGTCGATGAGGTTATCCATCAAAACAGCGTAGGATGTTATCTTGTGCCGGGGCCTGCGGTGGCATTGTTCAAAGGCGATGAGGTTCCTGAACAGAGGCCCTGTCCTCTCATCAATTCCCAGCACcggaattttaaaaaccccTTTTTCGAACTTTATGTTCATTATGCACTCTCCctctttttggatttttttgaaCTTAATGCCTGCCTTCGAAAGAGTTGTTGCGTTTGGGATCCGTTGAGGCAATTTTAGTTCTCTCTTTGTCTGCTGGTTTTCCACAGGCTCATTCGACGTCTCAGGGTTGTATCCATCAACAATCGCGGCTCTTACCAGATCAAGTATGTGCAAAATCTCATATTGGGGCTTCAAATTGATGTTCAACATCAACAAATCCGCCTCAGATTGCTTGAAAAAGTTGAGCACAAGTAAAGTGAGGAAGGCGCCTCTTTGGCCGGGGCTATTGGCAGTTAGGTTGTTCAAACACTCCAGCACAGACCACGGTagttgattttctagcagcagAAGGTCATGGTACAGATGTTCCTGCATACAGGACACGTTGAAAACGGGGTCGTCATGTTCCCGCATGCAGGACACGTTGAAAACGGGGTCGTCCTTTCCTACCTCATTAAAATATACCCTTCGAAATAGTTCTAACAGGAAGCAACCGTCAAGTATCATCATTTCTACAAAGTATTCTTTACTGAGATCACCCAACGGGTATGCATAACAGTTGCGGGCGCTTGTACTCAACCCCATGATCGCTTTGATCAAGCACTCCAAACTTATATCCGTGTGTGAGGAGAGAAGGCATTGTAAATACCACCGTTTCACATCTTCAAagaattcgaatttttttttcacggCCCTGGCCATGGATGGGTCCGATGGAGACAATGTTAGGTTCATAAGCCTCTTCCTTGTGTCTCCGAATCACCTCGGGAACTCTGAAGATGCAGCACGAGGGAGGCAAGGGTGAATGGCTATGGCTACGAAGCTTGTCTTCTATGGTGTTTTTCAAGCCTTCAACAATGGATTCATCTTTTATATGAACAGACGTACTCTCACCATCAACTATTTCTTTCCCTTTGTTACTTGCCATGACTGTAGATATATGCTTGCAATATCTGAATATAATTgtccaaaaataattaatgcTAAATTCTACATGGTTTTTACcaccaataataataataataatgatggCACAAAATGacataactttttttttcattaattaaaaaagatattcactgatgatttttttttttttttttttgaaggaCTTGCATGATGCacattcatattttaaatatattgattaattgggaaaagaaaaaaagaaaagaagaacttGCAATTTATTTCCTTGTGTTGGAGATTAAATCGACAAAGAACTTAtctatattaaattaataattcaacagtatttttttttgttcaatatgcgcttattatatatatataagtgttTCTAGGTTAAGCCATCAGACTCTACTATCTCTGCACTTCTTTTTTGGTGGTCCTAATTAATAAAACACATGAAAACTCACTTCTaattatttcttcttcctttttttggcCTGAAATGCATATTCTAATAAGTTCTAATGACTACTCTACCCTCACTCTCAAGCTGCAGCATGCTGTGGTCTTTTGATAGATAAAAAACTAAACATGTGCAGTGCAGGCAacgatttttaaaaagaaaagtaaagtaaaTCGCGTTGCCTTGCTCTGTTGTTCTTCTCTCCGGCCTTTCTACAAACAAGTTGTGGCATTCTTGTCCAGCCACCCAACCGCCTAACCGCCCAAAAGGTCGAGATGATTGACTTATGTGGGTGGGCCACTGCACAGGGCCTTACTTCTAAGAGCGCcttcaaaatattatattatgtatattaatgttattttattgCGTTCagttaaaataatattacacTGTTACAAAACTAGTCAAAGAgttgatatttatattttttaaagaaactgaTCAAAGACCAAGAGCACCAGAAAAATAAGAAGTGGTGAGCCAGAGTAAAATATGTAAGCACAAATATTTAATTGTAAAACGTGGTTATTAGTTGTAAAGGCAAATATTTGTGATTTAAAAGTCAAAGAGcacgaaaaagaaaacagtGTCCTTAAATACTTCCAATTATTTTGCATGAGACCCCTAAAATCTCAAAGGTCAAAGCCGGCTCAtcgtttattttattttattttttggtcgaagATGATATTTCATTAACAAAGGACAAAAATCCACggaaataagaacaaaatacaGGGAAAGGGAAAGACCCAAACAATAAGCGGGATAATAAAAAACAACCGAATACATAAACAAAGCAAATTTAAACCCCAAAGAAGCAAATAACAAAGACACCACCCACACAAAGGCTATAACATCCAACCATGCAGACTGCAAGCTAGCAACTTAATATAGGGGTGGCGGCAAAGTGGGCCAAATTCTCCCCGTTTCTCTTAAAATGCACTCGAGTTTGATTCACATAGGAGACAATCTTGAGACAACCAAATATaatattcttcttctctaatgaacaaataaataaataaataaataaataaaaaagatagagTAGTGAATTAATCCATGATTTATTATGAGGAGTCATGGTGTAaacattagaaaaaaaaaaatttaaacccaaaaaaaaaaaaaaaaaaagacttgtCGCAAAACGAACACTCATATCAATTAATGATAACAAAAATAATCATCAATGTTccaataaatcaaatcaagaTCAACAAACCATAAATTATACACATATTAATTCCaatcaaatgaaaaacatCATACATTATTATCAATTAGGGCTTAGAGTGAAAAACTTacttgaaatttgagatatgTCACACTAATAGGTGGCGGTATCTATGGTGGGCCGACGCCAAGACCCTGATGGCAGTGGCAGTAGTTGTCTAAATTTGTATCTGTGACCTCTCTTTTTAACACTAGCTAGTTACCACGGTTGAATAAGATTCAGTAGctggtcatatatatatatatatatatatatatatatatatatatgatctcCCCATAACACAAATGAAGAAGTAGTGTAGAACGAACATAGATATTTTTTCATGTTATTAGAAAGAGTTAAAGCTTGTGGGACAATCAATGGAAACAAACAACTTATGAGGCCAATGATAGCTAGCATCTGCCAATCATTAAAAGCCTGTGGAAAAAAAACGCAATTTTAACGTTTTCTCTCCAACCATCATTCAGCTTTGACAGTTTGGTTTGGAGCTCCAAACAGCTTCAAATATTTTCCGTTTTGCACTCCACCTCACAATTGAAGGGTTAGTTGATTTTTGCTTCACTGGCATGTTATGTTAATATGGTCAGTTATATATCAATTTCAGTCAGTAGTACTCCCATCTGGATGCATTTTACAGCTGCAAAAACtccaaagaagaaggaaaaaaaaaaaaaaaaagtaaagtgTTTGGGTTCAGTTCTAGgtttccttctcggattgcAGAAGACATGCATTCCCTTGATGCATTTCAGACTTTGctatttctttttgcttttgggtttttgtctCTATGCATGTTTTCTATCTCCTTCTTTTTCCCCTACATAATTTGAAAGGATATTTGTTGGATAAGCAAAGTGTGAGTTGCAATAATCTTGGCTAGGGTGAATTCAGATGGGAAAGCTTGTCTATTCAAACAATCTTTGGCATTGGAAGACTACCCTGGGTCCTATGTCAAGATCACCATAAATAGACCATATGATGGAAGACTACCCTGAGTATGTTGTCGGTAAGAACAACACGCGTACGTTTAATGGTTAATTGatcaaatacataaaataaatttcgtACTGGGTTATTGAATCAAATATCCATTAACTTAACAAATCGAATATGAATTTGTTATCAATAATCCACTGGATTAACCAATCAAATTGATTGTTATTATTAGATCGGGTGTAGAAAATCAGCCTCGAACACATTAAAACAACTAAGTTTAGCTCTTGTTGTtaagttttttcaaatttcaaatgatttttaGTTAATAAAGGTCAGTTTGTAATTTGAAGTGAAATGATGGAAGTGGACACAAGTCACTGTTTAGGGCTCACAAGTTGAATgacataaaataaatgtaagGGGCCCAAATTGGTTGGGAGTCAATGAAGGCCAGACGACATGAAACAAAAGTTATCAATGCCATAGAATAAATGAGGCCTCACTTTTGGTTATATTTCCTTGTTCAAAAGAGTTGAAAGTTTAGACATGAGGTCTCagataacattatttttgtgtgtgtggtgTGAGAAATCTCTCTCCCCTCTAGTTTGAATTAACTTacggatttttatttttaaataaaaaataaaatttattaaacaTGAGACGTCTTGGTTGTAATAGGGAACGACAAAACCTTGCCAAAATTACATCACCATTGAGATGTATGGCCATCATGACTTTGCACTCATCAACGCTCTTGGACTCTCCAAGTCTATTGAGCATCCTCTTACGCCTCTTGGTGTAATGCacccaaacccaaactcacacccatcatccatcacaTACATCTTAATCGCCTCCTTCAAATTAGCAGTTTTGACCTACCTTACATTTGAGTTGTGAGTTCAAATGAACAGTTTTGATCTACTGAGCAGTCTCTTAAGGTCGCGTCGGATGGCGACGGTGGCACCTTCACCTTCTTATGGTGCGTGTCACGAGCTGGCTACTGGATCTCGGCCTTTGCTGAGGTTCGATAGCTGGGGTGTATAGTGTGTTCTCCCCGCACACACATCATCCATATAGTACAAgccccctctcttagtaccacaCCCAATAATCTCCCCGCTGCTGAGATCCTAAAGAAGACATAAAGTATGATAGATTAATACTAAacaatttaa
It includes:
- the LOC117613157 gene encoding UPF0481 protein At3g47200-like, which codes for MEIEIERVDGESTSIPIKDEPTVEDLRKKLLEHSPWLPSCCIFRVPEVIRRQKIQAYEPNIVSIGPIHRHHRAEKFKLFEDVKRWYLHCLLSSSQYVSLESLIKVVMELGKSARDCYAYPLDDLNEKDFVEMMILDGCFLLQLFRKAYFCVLEEDYDPVFDVSCTQEHLYHDLLLLENQLPWSVLECLYNLTANCPSQVASLTYLVLNFFRQSSADELMLTHSFSQPHKILHILDLVRTVMVNGFEEKLDEHVENKQKKNELNLPQRIPNATSLSEAGIKFRKRQTKGEGWCIMNIEFKKGVFTIPPLAIDERTEPLFRNLIAFEQCHHFRLHKITSYAVLMDNLIDSKDDVDFLCDKGILGNWLNADDAAQFFNKLYNDTSVSYYYADLSNDVNEYYKTKWHRFMEILRSDYFSTPWRIISFIAAFILLVLTLVQTIYAIQEP